The proteins below come from a single Aphanothece sacrum FPU1 genomic window:
- the rplU gene encoding 50S ribosomal protein L21 translates to MTYAIIETGGKQLRVEPGRFYDVDRLGVETDSPYSIDKVLLINHDDGITVGQPFIEGAIVEGLILEHRRGRKIIVYKMRPKKKTRKKRGHRQELTRLMITAIKVDGSVIAETELDGVSMAATQASEEETTASTEEE, encoded by the coding sequence ATGACTTACGCTATCATTGAAACCGGAGGCAAACAACTTCGGGTCGAACCGGGCCGTTTTTACGACGTTGATCGTCTTGGGGTTGAGACTGACAGCCCTTACAGCATTGATAAAGTTCTACTGATCAATCATGATGATGGGATTACGGTGGGACAGCCTTTTATCGAAGGGGCAATTGTTGAAGGACTGATTCTTGAACATCGACGCGGACGGAAGATTATTGTCTATAAAATGCGTCCTAAAAAGAAAACCCGCAAAAAACGGGGACATCGCCAAGAATTGACCCGATTAATGATTACGGCTATTAAAGTAGATGGTTCAGTCATTGCTGAAACTGAATTAGATGGAGTATCTATGGCAGCAACACAAGCTTCAGAGGAGGAAACAACGGCCTCCACTGAAGAAGAATAA